Proteins encoded within one genomic window of Thermococcus celer Vu 13 = JCM 8558:
- a CDS encoding NAD(P)/FAD-dependent oxidoreductase produces the protein MTLKMVKYDVVVIGASAGGMTAALSARRFYPDKSVLVIKKEEAGVVSCGIPYVFGTFRSVDDDLIPIDAFLKPAGIEVLVDEVVQIDPRAKLVKTRGGKEIEWEKLVIATGSRAVFPEIPGSELDGVYTVSKDYDYLKEFRERLEEAENVVIVGGGFISLEVGDEIRKLGKNVTLVVRSRLLRTSFDPEFSAMVEERLRENGIKVVYGHVERLLGEKSVEGVRLVDGRKLPADVVIFSIGYRPNVELAVKAGLRVTRYGIWTDEYMRTSHPDIFAVGDCVEHRDFFTGRPYPLMLASTATFEARIAGANLFRIHIVRENRRTIGVYATHVAGLTLAAAGLTEENARKEGFEVITGYGKSPDRHPAIFPDTSMVTVKLVFSRDRGRYSELRSRAERAWAR, from the coding sequence GTGACTTTGAAAATGGTGAAGTACGATGTTGTGGTTATAGGGGCAAGCGCCGGGGGAATGACCGCGGCCCTCTCGGCGAGGCGGTTCTACCCCGACAAGAGCGTTCTCGTTATCAAGAAGGAAGAGGCCGGGGTGGTCTCCTGCGGTATTCCCTACGTCTTTGGAACCTTCAGGAGCGTTGACGATGACCTCATACCCATCGATGCCTTCCTCAAGCCCGCGGGAATAGAGGTTCTCGTGGACGAGGTGGTTCAAATAGACCCCAGGGCCAAGCTCGTGAAGACCCGCGGTGGAAAGGAGATCGAATGGGAAAAACTCGTCATAGCGACGGGTTCGCGGGCCGTTTTCCCCGAGATCCCCGGGTCGGAGCTCGACGGCGTGTACACCGTTTCAAAGGACTACGACTATCTGAAGGAGTTCAGAGAGCGGCTGGAAGAGGCCGAAAACGTCGTCATAGTCGGTGGCGGCTTCATCTCCCTCGAGGTTGGGGACGAGATAAGGAAACTCGGGAAGAACGTCACCCTGGTCGTAAGGAGCAGGCTCCTCAGGACTTCCTTTGACCCGGAGTTCAGCGCGATGGTTGAGGAGAGGCTCAGGGAGAACGGCATCAAAGTGGTTTACGGCCACGTCGAGAGACTTCTCGGTGAGAAAAGCGTTGAAGGGGTCAGACTCGTCGATGGTAGGAAACTACCGGCCGATGTCGTGATATTCTCCATCGGTTACAGGCCGAACGTAGAGCTCGCCGTCAAGGCCGGTCTCAGGGTCACGCGCTACGGTATCTGGACGGACGAGTACATGAGGACCTCTCACCCCGACATCTTCGCCGTCGGCGACTGCGTTGAGCACAGGGATTTCTTCACGGGCAGGCCCTATCCACTGATGCTCGCCTCAACGGCCACCTTCGAGGCCAGGATCGCCGGTGCAAACCTCTTCAGGATCCACATAGTCAGGGAGAACAGGAGGACTATTGGCGTTTACGCTACCCACGTCGCGGGGCTCACACTCGCTGCGGCCGGATTGACGGAGGAGAACGCCAGAAAGGAGGGCTTCGAGGTGATAACCGGCTACGGAAAGAGCCCCGACAGACACCCCGCGATTTTCCCGGATACCTCGATGGTAACGGTCAAGCTCGTATTCTCCCGCGACAGGGGGCGATACTCGGAGCTCAGATCGCGGGCGGAAAGAGCGTGGGCGAGATGA
- the mtnP gene encoding S-methyl-5'-thioadenosine phosphorylase gives MPRIAIIGGSGVYDPKLLENVREEFVSTPYGKVRVKMGEYNGEEIAFLARHGEGHSVPPHRINYRANVWALHELGVERILATSAVGSLNEAMKPGDFVILDQLLDFTKTRHYTFYDGEESPHERKFVAHVDFTDPYCPELRKALITSARELGFSYHPTGTYACMEGPRFETRAEIRALKILGADVVGMTQCPEAALARELEMCYASVAIVTNFAAGISKEKLTHRDVVELMEKKGEEIKYLLMESIKHIPKERHCPCKDALKGATGE, from the coding sequence ATGCCGCGGATAGCCATCATTGGAGGTTCTGGAGTTTACGACCCGAAGCTTCTGGAGAACGTCAGGGAAGAGTTCGTGAGCACGCCCTACGGAAAGGTCAGGGTGAAGATGGGCGAGTACAACGGCGAGGAGATAGCTTTCCTGGCGAGGCACGGAGAGGGGCACAGCGTCCCGCCGCATAGGATCAACTACCGTGCCAACGTCTGGGCCCTCCACGAGCTCGGCGTCGAGAGGATACTCGCAACCTCGGCCGTCGGTTCGCTCAACGAGGCGATGAAACCCGGCGATTTCGTCATCCTCGACCAGCTCCTCGACTTCACCAAGACGAGGCACTACACCTTCTACGACGGCGAGGAGAGCCCCCACGAGAGAAAGTTCGTGGCCCACGTCGACTTCACCGACCCCTACTGTCCCGAGCTGAGGAAGGCCCTGATAACGTCCGCCAGGGAGCTTGGCTTCAGTTATCATCCGACGGGCACCTACGCCTGCATGGAGGGGCCGCGCTTCGAGACGAGGGCGGAGATAAGGGCGCTGAAGATCCTCGGCGCGGACGTCGTGGGGATGACCCAGTGCCCGGAGGCGGCCCTCGCGAGGGAGCTCGAGATGTGCTACGCCAGCGTCGCGATAGTCACCAACTTCGCCGCGGGGATAAGCAAGGAGAAGCTCACCCACAGGGATGTCGTCGAGCTGATGGAGAAGAAGGGTGAGGAGATAAAGTACCTTCTGATGGAGTCCATCAAGCACATCCCCAAAGAGAGGCACTGCCCCTGCAAGGACGCGCTGAAGGGTGCCACGGGGGAGTGA